Part of the Lycium ferocissimum isolate CSIRO_LF1 chromosome 6, AGI_CSIRO_Lferr_CH_V1, whole genome shotgun sequence genome, GAATTCTATAAGATATTCTACCCCTACCTATGGGAATATCACTTACCCGCAGCTAAGCAACCCACTGCAGTATAATGGCAAGGGAACTCGTAATGAGTGATGAAGCACGAAAAAGGATATTCTTCGAGACTGAGCACAAGGACATCCTTAATTGAAGGAtaatcatgatcttaagtttaTGTTTGCTTGTTCCAAAGATTATACTGGAAAGGCACTTAGGATTATGGCCCAAAACAGAATTTATCACCGACATGGAATTCCTTTCCAATAATATCTCAAGGCACGGGGACAATAGGTGAAAACTTACCTAAACCATATTGCAATTTTCAGGCATTAGTAACCTTTTCATGGGAAGCGCACATGCGCAGAAAAAAGAAATCACTTAAAAAGGAGGAGAAAGTAGGGCCATCAAAGTAAAACTCAGTTACAGTCGAAGAACCAAATCTGAACAAGTATCCTACTAAGTTTTAGTAAACAGAATATATATCACCTTCCTTCGGCTGAGTTCATGCTCTGGCAGTAAGCATTGCTTTACATCCGATAAAAGTTCCTTTCCCATGCATACTATTGAGCTAAATATTCCTTTCACCATGAAGTGCGATAAATATGACACAAAATCCATAGAGAACAACATATAAAACCAGCCATAAATAATGTTGTTCCATTGGAAAACTCCAAGCATTTGATTTCCTAAAATACAGAGCTCAAAGCACCGAAATAGGAAGCAACACTTCACAAGATGCAGCAcgacaaataaaataaagtaactGTCACATCAATCAAACTTCTACTACAATTACAAATGGAGCTGCATATAGTTTCTAAACAATCTATATTCTTAGACCTTGTGATTTTTTGCAATTCAGCTATCAGCCGGTGAGTCCTCTATCAATGTAATTTCACTTATATTTGTTTGAAAGAGGTTGCTAATTGCACAAAATAGCAGTAGGCTTATGAAACCTTGATATTAACAGAAAATCAGACACCTCAGGTTTATCTTAGCAGCACCCACATATCTGATGCAAAAGTAAATACCATCCAAATGCAAAGTAAATACCATCCAACAAGATTTTAAAGTGttgatatttaaaaattatgggGCAGAGCAATAACTTTTAACATCACAAAAGCAGAGCACGATTCTAATATTATCAAACACATGTTCAATGAAGCAGCAAGTAGCCACAGAACTGGATGAACCTCAAACTATTAAGCATACTCGAGCAAATGCAAGTCATGAAAAAACGATACATATACGAATAGCATGAAATTTTCCATTCTTTAACAGATGTCATCAAGTTGAGGCAAATACCCCAAATAATCCAATATATAAGTAGTTGCAAAATCCACCTAAATTGTCCTTGCCACATAAATAGTTCAGCAAGATATCAATATCCCCAACATATCCTAAACAAATAGAAAACTAAGGTTCCTAAAAGAACATATGGAAACCATATCGAGAAACATTCCATGCTCAACCACACCAGGAAGCCTCAAAATTGCATCACTAGCAGCTTTCAAATCACCCATATCACTCTTGAAATACAAGTCAATAATATAATTCCCATTATCAGTAACATAACATTCACCACTTTCCACATTTACCCTCAACTTCCCAACACAACCAGCTTCAATAAAACACATTTCCAATCTTTTCAAAGTAAATTCCCAACAAAATGGTACAATCTCAACTGGCATAGCAAGACCTGTCCCACCTAAATGACTAAACAACTTTGACTCATCCACAATAACAATGAATTTCTAAAGTAAATACCATCCAACATGACTCTAAAGAGTTGATCACTTGATCTTTGAACATTATAGAGCAGAGCAATAGttttaacatcataaaagtAGAGCTTCAATTCTAATATTATCAAACACATGTTCAATGAAACAACAAGTAGCCACGGAACTAGATGAACCTCAAAACCATAAGCATACTCAAGCAAATGCAAGTCATAAAAATATTAAACATACATAATAAGTAGTGACTATCATGAAATTTTCCAAAAGTTGAGGCAAATAATTCAATATATAAgttattgcaaaaaaaaaaaaattgtccttgCCACATAAATAGTTCAGCAAGATATCAATACCCCCAACATATCCTAGtcaaaaaatagaaaactaaGGTTCctaaaacaacattaaccttaacaCTACTTATTAGTCACGGATACGCCAAGCTTTCCAGCAACAATCACAGTCGTCGCCATATCGAGAAACATCCCATGTTCAACAACACCAGCAAGCCTCAAAATTGCATCACTAGCAGCTTTTAAATCACCCATATCACTCTTGAAATACAAGTCAATAATGTAATTCCCATTATCAGTAACATAAGGTTCATCACTTTCCACATTTACCCTCAACTTCCCAACACATCCAGCTTCAATAAACAACATTTCCAATCTCCTCAAAGTAAATTCCCAACAAAAAGGTACAATCTCAACTGGCATAGCAAGAGCTGTCCCACCTAAATGACtcatcaacaatgacaataaACTTCTAAAGTAAATAACATCCAACATGACTCTAAAGAGTTGATCTCTTGAACATTATAGGGCAGAGCAATAGctttaacatcataaaagtAGAGCTTCAATTCTAATATTATCAAACACATGTTCAAAACCATAAGCATACTCAAGCACATAAGCATACTCAAGCAAATGCAAgtcataaaaaatattaaacataCATAATAAGTAGTAACTATCATGAAATTTTCCAAAAGTTGAGGCAAATACCCCAAATAATTCAATATATAAgttattgcaaaaaaaaaaaaattgtccttgCCACATAAATAGTTCAGCAAGATATCAATACCCCCAACATATCCTAGtcaaaaaatagaaaactaaGGTTCctaaaacaacattaaccttaatACTACTTATTAGTCACGGATACGCCAAGCTTTCCAGCAACAATCACAGTCGTCGCCATATCGAGAAACATCCCATGTTCAACAACACCAGCAAGCCTCAAAATTGCATCACTAGCAGCTTTCAAATCACCCATGTCActcttgaaatacaaatcaatAATATAATTCCCATTATCAGTAACATAAGGTTCACCACTTTCCACATTTACCCTCAACTTCCCAACACAACCAGCTTCAATAAACAACATTTCCAATCTTTTCAAAGTAAATTCCCAACAAAATGGTACAATCTCAACAGGCATAGCAAGACCAGTACCACCTAAATGATTAACCAATTTTGactcatcaacaataacaataaattTTTTACTAGCAGCTTCAACCATTTTTTCTCTTAATAAGGAACCACCTCTACCTTTAATTAAATTCATTTGTGAGTCCACTTCATCAGCACCATCAATAGCTAAATCAACAATAGGATGTTTATTCAAATCTGATAAAGGTATACCTAATTTAACAGCTTGTTCATGTGTAATACTTGATGTTGGTATACCTATAATGTTGTTTAATTTACCAAGATTTAATAATTCTGCTATTCTATCAACAGCATGTTTGGCTGTTGAACCTGTACCAAGACCTAAAACCATACCTGATTCAACAAATTCAACAGCTTTATATGctgctattttttttaattcatctTGAGATAAAATTGAAGGTGATGGTGTTGGAGAAATTAACAATGATGGGTTCAAAGTTTTGGCCTTTTTTTCAGACACAAAGAAATGTGGGTATGCAatggccattttttttaaattgcaaaatcaagaatcaagagaaaagATTAAAGGTTTCAACTTTAATGTGTATTGTAGGCTAGAACATTGGTATAGAGAGATAAAGAGGAGATTTAGGGCTAAAAGAAGTGAAGTGAGGTGAAGCAAGAAAGTAGGAAAGGGGTATATATAGGAAAGGTAaagagaaaaaagtgaaaagaaatgagaaaaagagtTGTGGGGTTGGtgataaattttgaaaatggaGGGGTGTTTATGGCTTTATGGGGAAAAAACATGGGTATGCAATGGCTATATTTCTAATTGCaaaatcaagaatcaagaattgaaTAATTGTTGACAAGAAAAAGAGATAAAGGTTTCACCTTTAATGTGTATTGGGGGTAAGGGGTTAATGGGTATGTTTGATTTGTAGGCTAGAAGATTggtaaggaaagaaaagaggagatTTAGGGCTAAAACATGTGAAGTTGGGGTTTGTAGAAATCTTGAAAATGAAGGGGTGTTTATGGCTTTATGGGGAAAATAGggtcttttaaaagaaaaggacagaAAGATTATGTATGGGATAGATTCTCTGAATATGAAATCGTGTGGTGTGTAGTGACTAAGAATGGAATTAGTAGAATTAGTAACAATTTCTAgagaaaaaaatcagaaaaaagagTGGTGGGGGTGGTGAAGAAATCTTGAAAATGAAGGGGTGTTTATGGACTTTATAGGGAAAAGAGAAGGGGAAAGGGTCTTTTTAAAGAAATGGACTTTATGTATGGGTTAAGATTCTATGAATATGAAAATCTTGTGGTGTGTAGTGACTGCAGGATCAGAATTAGTAACAATTTATGGAGTGGAAAGAAAATAAGGAGGAAAAAGGAGGCGCACGGGGGAAGGAAAAGCGCAAGACAGCTAAGAAAGCGCGAAGGTGGGAGCGAGGATTGGTTGGATGAGGAGACATGAAATCTTTGTGACACAAACAAAATCTAGTTTagttaagaaaaagaaattattataatggtcaaaatagtactcctttcgtctcataataagtgtcaccttaatTAAAAATACTTTACTAAAAAACTAGTAAtacaatgtgaagtttaccaaattattccaatataataaaaataaattattttttaccttttgattagaAATCGCGAGAAAGTAAACCTTTTGATattgggaatccaacaatatcaagttactatgtggctttttcCAATCAtaatttagatgttactttattgtctaaggctaaaattggaaaaaaacaAGTTAATTTATGTTTTGGTTTCATAAGGTGACATttattatgggacaaaaaaatttggttaaggtaacacttattatgggacggaaggagttaATTTATGGGTTTGATTTATTTTGGTCTTTAATAAATAACACCTAATAAAGATGGTCCTTAATGTATGGCAAAACTTAACAGTCTTTAACCCTAAAACTAACATTGCTTCACAAAAtcattattgaaaaaaataatgataaaaAGCACACCTGAATTATCACTCTTTTTTGAGTTTCACATCTCAACTATCAGTTATTCCTTTTTCCTACCTGAATTGTCATCATCTACTCAACTAGCTAGGTGTGCTTTAATATATAGATGGTTATAGTTTAGGTAAAAAAGGATAATAACTGATAGTCGGGTGTGAAGCTCGCGAAAAAAATAATAGcttaagtgtgttttgaaccATTAACTCTTATTAAAATAAACTTTGTTGTGCCGGAGAACGATTCTTATTTCTCTCCCTCTCCCTTTCTCTAGATTTCCACTTATAGGgagaatttttatatttattatttcaataaTTGTTTATATTTCTCGTGAGTGAGAGAATTGAAAGGAAGGTTTTAATTACATTATTTACGTTTTAGAATCCAAAATTAgtaatggaaagaaagaaatttgcAGTTTTTCTATGTGCATAGGATTCATCATAAGTGAAAAAGAGATAATGGGAATTACTTTGGAGTTTTTGTGCGAAGGTAAAATATGACACGTGTTTCACGTGCCGTGGCTCACCGTGAGGAGGGCAGACTTGCACCAATTGTCGACGTTCCCATTAACTCAACTCGGCCAGTTTAATTCATGATACCCACATTCATTTGTTCCTTCATCAAGTCCATCTTCGATTGTTTGTTTtaactacaatatatttgaatatatttgaaACAACGTTATTTTTAGGATTAAAAACCAAATACGTTAACATTTATCAGACATTAAGAGGACCATATATGTTAGGTGTTATACATCAAGGACCAAAATTAGCAAACCCCATACATTAAAGACCATTTTGATGATTTCTCTTAAGAATAAAGAGCATAATTTGAGGGCTGCGATAATTTTTACAAATACTAAGTTAGATGGGGTTAGATATTTATGTTTAGTCCctcgaaaatatttttttcttcagtcACTAGCTTCTATTATAAAACAGCTAAAAAGAATTTCTTGTGTTGATCTTTTACATATTATAGTCCATAGAGTAAAATGTATAACTAAAGTTCTTAGTAAAATTTTGTATGTATCAGTTTTATCATTCTATATTTTTATCAGAAGAGCCAGGAGGAGGAGGATGAGGAAAAATAAGAATaggaagaagaataagaagCGCAATTGGTACAAGACAAGAAGAAGAGGCGCAAAAGAAGGCAATAAAACTAATTGCTCTTCTCTACTCGATTATTGAAGGTTTTTCATCGCAATGCTCGAATAGCCTTACTATAGGACATATCTATAGGGAGCAGAATTCTCTAGCAAACAGTTTGGAGACTCTAGCAACGGGCTAGGAGCCACTGACTTCTCTCTGACATTTTTGGGATCCACCACTAGCAGTTATCAACGTTTTGTCAAAGGATCAAAGGGGCGAGCCAACAATGCGTATGATGAACTCATCAACTGCTGGACAAGCATCGATGCTGCTTAGTAATAGTTCTACTGCTGTAGATATTTCTAATTTAACTACTAATATGCAATTTGTATTATGGTGGCTCGGCC contains:
- the LOC132061491 gene encoding uncharacterized protein LOC132061491 — translated: MLDVIYFRSLLSLLMSHLGGTALAMPVEIVPFCWEFTLRRLEMLFIEAGCVGKLRVNVESDEPYVTDNGNYIIDLYFKSDMGDLKAASDAILRLAGVVEHGMFLDMATTVIVAGKLGKFIVIVDESKLFSHLGGTGLAMPVEIVPFCWEFTLKRLEMCFIEAGCVGKLRVNVESGECYVTDNGNYIIDLYFKSDMGDLKAASDAILRLPGVVEHGMFLDMVSICSFRNLSFLFV
- the LOC132059958 gene encoding probable ribose-5-phosphate isomerase 2, translating into MAIAYPHFFVSEKKAKTLNPSLLISPTPSPSILSQDELKKIAAYKAVEFVESGMVLGLGTGSTAKHAVDRIAELLNLGKLNNIIGIPTSSITHEQAVKLGIPLSDLNKHPIVDLAIDGADEVDSQMNLIKGRGGSLLREKMVEAASKKFIVIVDESKLVNHLGGTGLAMPVEIVPFCWEFTLKRLEMLFIEAGCVGKLRVNVESGEPYVTDNGNYIIDLYFKSDMGDLKAASDAILRLAGVVEHGMFLDMATTVIVAGKLGVSVTNK